One uncultured Gellertiella sp. genomic window carries:
- a CDS encoding TldD/PmbA family protein, which yields MSSENEPLLARAAQLIDLARAAGADAADAVVVRSRSQSVSVRLGKLEDTESSESDDFSLRVFVGNRVASVSANPGFDLKILAERAVAMAKVSPEDPFACLADENRLAKAYPDLQLFDPAEVATATLRDQALAAEEAALAVRGITNSGGAGASAGMGGMVLVTSHGFEGSYRGSRFGCSVGVIAGEGTKMERDHDYDSRLYYADLDRPEDIGRRAGERAVRRLNPRQVDTARNLTVVFDPRVARGFVGHIAGAINGASVARKTSFLRDRMGEQVLKAGLCLTDDPLIVRGAASRPFDGEGVTGERLAMIEDGVLKHWFLSTSTGRELGLPTNGRGARSGTMVSPTSTNLALEPGTVSPGDLIRSVGTGFYVTELIGQGVDMITGEYSRGATGFWIENGEPGFAVSEVTIASNLKDMFLRLTPASDIDRKFGVAAPTIAIEGMTLAGL from the coding sequence ATGTCCTCTGAAAACGAACCGCTGCTTGCCCGTGCTGCCCAACTGATCGATCTTGCCCGCGCCGCCGGTGCCGATGCCGCCGATGCGGTGGTGGTGCGCTCGCGCTCGCAATCGGTTTCGGTCCGACTCGGCAAACTCGAGGATACGGAATCCTCCGAAAGCGACGATTTCTCGCTGCGGGTCTTCGTCGGCAACCGGGTGGCCAGCGTCTCGGCCAATCCCGGCTTCGACCTGAAGATTCTCGCCGAGCGGGCGGTGGCGATGGCAAAAGTCTCGCCGGAAGATCCCTTTGCCTGCCTTGCCGATGAAAACCGGCTGGCGAAAGCCTATCCGGACCTTCAGCTCTTCGATCCGGCCGAGGTTGCAACGGCGACCCTGCGCGACCAGGCGCTGGCGGCGGAAGAGGCGGCCCTTGCCGTCAGGGGCATCACCAATTCCGGTGGTGCCGGAGCTTCCGCCGGCATGGGCGGTATGGTGCTCGTCACCTCGCACGGGTTCGAGGGCTCCTATCGCGGCTCGCGATTCGGCTGCTCGGTCGGGGTGATTGCCGGCGAGGGCACGAAGATGGAGCGCGACCACGATTATGACAGCCGCCTCTATTACGCCGATCTCGACCGGCCCGAAGATATCGGCAGACGGGCGGGCGAGCGGGCAGTCCGCAGGCTCAATCCGCGCCAGGTGGATACCGCGAGGAACCTGACCGTGGTCTTCGATCCGCGCGTGGCGCGCGGCTTCGTCGGCCATATCGCAGGCGCCATCAATGGCGCATCGGTTGCCCGGAAAACCTCGTTCCTGCGCGACCGGATGGGCGAGCAGGTGCTGAAGGCCGGCCTCTGTCTGACCGACGATCCGCTGATCGTACGCGGGGCAGCCTCGCGGCCCTTCGACGGCGAAGGGGTGACGGGCGAGCGGCTGGCGATGATCGAGGACGGGGTGCTGAAACACTGGTTCCTCTCGACCTCCACCGGTCGTGAACTGGGCCTTCCGACCAACGGACGGGGCGCGCGCAGCGGCACCATGGTCTCGCCGACGTCCACCAATCTGGCGCTGGAGCCCGGCACCGTCTCGCCCGGGGACCTGATCCGCTCGGTCGGCACCGGCTTCTACGTCACCGAACTGATCGGCCAGGGCGTCGACATGATCACCGGCGAATACAGCCGGGGGGCGACCGGCTTCTGGATCGAGAATGGCGAACCTGGCTTTGCCGTGTCGGAGGTGACGATTGCCTCCAATCTCAAGGACATGTTCCTGCGGCTGACGCCTGCCAGCGACATCGACCGCAAGTTCGGCGTTGCAGCCCCCACGATTGCCATCGAGGGCATGACGCTGGCGGGGCTGTGA
- a CDS encoding 3'(2'),5'-bisphosphate nucleotidase CysQ, which produces MPLTPLPDDTPWAADLDLLLGAARAAGSVALGYFRQSPEVWWKNKDRSPVSAADFAANECLEGLLRVARPDYGWLSEETEDSAERLSRDTVFVIDPIDGTRAFIAGENTWCVSAAVVHQGRPVAGVLYAPALEEEFSAVLGGVARKNGAPVQVTGWREGEALSLAAPEDMLGQFDREWRKTVTRIRHVPSLAYRLAMVAEGRIDGTLVKRHAHDWDLAAADLILERAGGGLTGLDGAPLAYNQPDVSHGVLCGASRALIAPLLRHLATLHRL; this is translated from the coding sequence ATGCCGCTGACCCCCCTGCCGGATGACACGCCGTGGGCTGCCGATCTCGACCTGCTGCTCGGGGCCGCGCGGGCCGCCGGATCGGTGGCGCTTGGCTATTTCCGCCAGTCACCCGAGGTCTGGTGGAAAAACAAGGACCGCTCGCCGGTGAGCGCTGCCGATTTTGCCGCCAACGAATGCCTGGAAGGCCTGTTGCGCGTGGCCCGTCCGGACTATGGCTGGCTGTCTGAGGAAACCGAAGACAGTGCCGAGCGGCTGTCGCGCGACACCGTCTTCGTCATCGATCCGATCGACGGCACCCGTGCCTTCATCGCCGGGGAAAACACCTGGTGCGTCAGCGCCGCCGTCGTCCATCAGGGCCGCCCGGTGGCAGGCGTGCTCTATGCCCCGGCGCTCGAAGAAGAGTTCAGCGCGGTTCTGGGCGGGGTGGCGCGCAAGAATGGCGCGCCGGTGCAGGTGACCGGCTGGCGCGAGGGCGAGGCCCTGTCGCTCGCTGCCCCCGAAGACATGCTCGGCCAGTTTGACCGGGAATGGCGAAAGACCGTCACCCGCATCCGCCACGTGCCGTCGCTCGCCTACCGGCTGGCAATGGTGGCGGAAGGCCGCATCGATGGCACGCTGGTCAAGCGCCACGCCCATGACTGGGATCTCGCTGCCGCCGACCTGATCCTGGAACGGGCAGGGGGAGGGCTCACCGGCCTTGACGGCGCGCCGCTCGCCTATAATCAGCCGGATGTCAGCCATGGCGTGCTGTGCGGTGCCTCGCGGGCGCTGATCGCCCCGCTGCTGCGCCATCTCGCCACCCTCCACCGGCTTTGA
- a CDS encoding DUF4170 domain-containing protein, whose translation MTDTHDKKQLLHLVFGGELESLQDVTFRDLDKLDVVGIFPDYQSALTAWKAKAQQTVDNAHMRYFIVHMHKLLTPPA comes from the coding sequence ATGACGGATACGCACGACAAGAAACAGCTGCTGCACCTGGTCTTTGGCGGCGAGCTGGAAAGCCTGCAGGATGTCACGTTCCGCGATCTCGACAAGCTCGACGTCGTCGGCATATTTCCGGATTACCAGAGCGCGCTGACGGCCTGGAAGGCCAAGGCGCAGCAGACGGTCGACAATGCCCACATGCGCTATTTCATCGTACATATGCACAAGCTTTTGACACCGCCAGCCTGA